In one Pogona vitticeps strain Pit_001003342236 chromosome 14, PviZW2.1, whole genome shotgun sequence genomic region, the following are encoded:
- the CMKLR1 gene encoding chemerin-like receptor 1 — MEDVDNSSEGYADYYDSYNNLTIRETIREERSYDFIQILAVVIYSITCLLGLLGNGLVIVMIVFKMKKSVSIIWFLNLAAADFLFNVFLPLNIVYTAMNYHWVFGRAMCKVNSLLLNFNLYTSVFLLTTISFDRCMLVVCPVWSQNHRSTKKAWALCLLIWTLGFLMSSPSLVFRDTSTAQGRVSCFNNYALSESPAHGPVGKQRHVAVTISRFLVGFILPLMVITICYLIVIFRLKKNRLTKSKKPLRIIIAIITTFFLCWCPYHVFQLLETQHHCVPSSLLEFGLPLVTAIAVSNSCMNPVLYVFMGEDFKKFKMTVLSRLANALSEDTVYSTIIRRSFTKPSSQTEKETILS; from the coding sequence ATGGAGGATGTTGATAACTCTTCGGAGGGCTACGCAGATTATTATGACAGCTATAACAATTTAACCATCAGAGAAACGATCAGAGAGGAACGGTCCTACGACTTCATCCAGATCCTTGCCGTTGTCATCTACAGCATCACATGCCTTCTTGGCTTACTGGGCAACGGCTTGGTCATCGTGATGATTGTGTTCAAGATGAAGAAGTCGGTCAGCATCATCTGGTTCCTCAACTTAGCGGCCGCCGATTTCCTCTTCAACGTCTTCCTTCCCTTGAACATTGTCTACACGGCCATGAACTACCACTGGGTCTTCGGCCGGGCTATGTGTAAAGTCAACTCCTTACTGCTCAACTTCAATCTCTACACCAGCGTCTTCCTGTTGACCACCATCAGCTTCGACCGTTGTATGTTGGTGGTTTGTCCCGTCTGGTCTCAAAACCACCGCTCCACCAAGAAAGCTTGGGCGCTGTGCCTTCTCATCTGGACCCTTGGCTTCCTCATGAGTTCCCCCTCCCTCGTCTTCCGAGACACAAGTACCGCCCAGGGCCGCGTCAGTTGCTTTAACAACTACGCCTTGTCCGAGTCTCCGGCTCACGGCCCGGTGGGCAAACAGAGGCACGTCGCGGTGACCATCTCTCGCTTCCTGGTTGGGTTCATCTTACCGTTGATGGTCATCACCATCTGTTACCTGATTGTTATTTTCCGCCTGAAAAAGAACCGGCTCACCAAGTCGAAGAAACCCCTGAGGATCATCATCGCCATCATAACCACTTTCTTCTTATGCTGGTGTCCGTACCACGTCTTTCAGCTCCTGGAGACGCAACACCACTGCGTCCCGAGTTCCCTCCTGGAATTCGGCCTGCCGCTGGTCACGGCGATCGCCGTTTCCAACAGCTGCATGAACCCCGTCCTTTACGTCTTCATGGGTGAAGATTTCAAAAAGTTCAAGATGACGGTGCTGTCCAGGTTGGCCAACGCCCTGAGCGAGGACACTGTTTACTCAACAATCATCCGCAGGAGCTTCACAAAACCCTCTTCacagacagaaaaagaaaccattttgTCCTGA